The Triticum aestivum cultivar Chinese Spring chromosome 5A, IWGSC CS RefSeq v2.1, whole genome shotgun sequence genomic sequence TGTTGCTTCAGCTGGCTTTGGTTCATTCTGACATGAAGACATTTTGCTGACAGAAACTTCCTGGTTCTGCTTAGGCCCGTCATTCTCTGCTGCTTGCGGAGGGCTGCAAACCTTGGGTCGCTTCGGTTTGATCCCAACAATGTTCTTCAAGAGATCCCGTTGCCTGCCAATCAGGTATGCGCTATCGTTACGAGAGGGCGCGGTGGGTGGAAACATAATGTTTGATGAACACAGCTTAGTAGCTTACCTTATGTCGCTTTTTGGCCTGGCGTCGACACAAAGAGCGGCGGGTAGAGCAGGTGCAGAATCAGCTAGAGTCGCTGCTTTGTGAGGCGAGGGTTAAAGAAATCAAACAGACTATAGCATACACAAATCTAAATGAGAAACCACCCCTGCCTAGGTATGCTCCTCTGTTCTGCTATTCCAACTAACGGAAACAAAGCACATAATAACGATGTGGGAAATTGCAAGACAAGTTAAATGAAAAAACCACCCCTGGCAAGGCATGTCTCTACTGTGCTATTCCACATGATGAATAATAAATCAAATGGTAAATATGTGTACTATCGCAAATTGGCATACCAGGAGCTAGAGGAAGGCTTGGATCGTATTCACCAAACATTATTTATTTTGTAAAATGCAAGCTACGATGTTTCATTAAAGAGAGGATATCTTAAAAGCAGCGAATGCCCGCTTCTCTGTACGGCGAAGAAGACGCTCTGCATCTTCCTCAGCCTCCATTTGCTCTTTGAGGTAAAGCAAATCATCACTGTCCAATGCTGAAAAACATAAAAGTAACACACAAAAAAGCGGTTAACGAGCAACCGGCATGGAGTCCCCCTTGAAAAAAGCATGAAATACCTCCCCGTCCATGAAGGTAGCCTCCCCTCTCACCGGCAACATCCTGCATCTGTTGGCATCAACCGCCCAGTGGAGAGCCAAAATTTCTGTGAGGGCATGTTATCAGAACATTGCGTTGTAAAACTCAACTGGTAGCAGTAGTAACGGAATCGAGCTTGCAAGGAAATGTTGTGACATCTCACAGCCCCAGCTACCAAGTAATATAAATGTTATTCTACCAATAAACCAATGATCTCAGCAGAGAATGCACACAACCTCAACCTAAGGCAGCCCAGTAAATATTTCTGACCACATTGGACGATCTATCAGTCTAGAGAAAGCTATGGAATTCAGTCCGTCAGTACATTAATTTTTCACTTATTCTGATAACGTCAACTGTACTACTCTATATCAGCAGCACCAAGCCAGACATAATGCATATTCTAGCACAGCAACATGTAAAGAAGCAAATCACCACCCCAGCACATTCGACACTATGCCAGATTGACACCACataaatgcaaaacttggcaaatCCATTCATTCAGACATCAAAATTATTAATTTGGCTGAATTTAACCTCTTTTTCATTGAATTTTAAATTATATTTTAGCAGCTAATGAAACTATTTCTCTTTAAAAAAATGGATACATAGCAGAAAAGTAAGACTCGATATAATAACATCTTATATGCAGATATTTAAAATAATGTGTTTAGATATACATCAAATGCAGTAGCAGTAATAAACTAACAATACAATCCGGTTAACCTTTGCAACCATGCGCTGAAAGGTGACGTCCTCATCATCGATCTTGTCCTTCCCCTTCCCCGACTTCCTATCTGCACATCCACAGCACAAACCCCAATTGTCATCAAAATGATCCCAATTAAAATGCCTGACAGACAAGAAAGGGTAAGAGCTTGTTGGCTACAGGAGAGTGATGAATCAAGAACCTTTAGGATCGCTGAGATTGGTATACTCACGGACCTCACGTCCAGACATGTCGAACGCTGAGCTGGGCCCTATTTAGATCCAGATCCAACATCAGATACACTTTCACCAATGCTTTTCTTACCAAATCAATAGGCCAGTAAAATACATAAATGAAAACTACTAGCTTAGTAATCTTATCGGAACAAAAATAATACTGCCCTTTAAAGACAAATGGTGTACCTCACCAGGGTGACCAACGGCTAAAATACTAACCCTAGTCCTAGAATGTTTTTCTTATAAATAGCACTAGAACTGTTCCCATGCAGTACTTGTTCAGTCTCATACTTTtacatatgtactccctctgtaaactaatataagatcttttagatcactatGTACTCtacttatattagtttacagagggagtacatggcaAGTGACTCTACCATACATCATTTGCATTTTGGACAAG encodes the following:
- the LOC123103071 gene encoding uncharacterized protein isoform X1, translated to MSGREVREYTNLSDPKDRKSGKGKDKIDDEDVTFQRMVAKMQDVAGERGGYLHGRGALDSDDLLYLKEQMEAEEDAERLLRRTEKRAFAAFKKAATLADSAPALPAALCVDARPKSDIRQRDLLKNIVGIKPKRPKVCSPPQAAENDGPKQNQEVSVSKMSSCQNEPKPAEATESRPQNVTGSLLGQAYESSDEE
- the LOC123103071 gene encoding uncharacterized protein isoform X2: MQDVAGERGGYLHGRGALDSDDLLYLKEQMEAEEDAERLLRRTEKRAFAAFKKAATLADSAPALPAALCVDARPKSDIRQRDLLKNIVGIKPKRPKVCSPPQAAENDGPKQNQEVSVSKMSSCQNEPKPAEATESRPQNVTGSLLGQAYESSDEE